Proteins encoded together in one Formosa sp. Hel3_A1_48 window:
- the kdsB gene encoding 3-deoxy-manno-octulosonate cytidylyltransferase has product MNVIAMIPARYSASRFPAKLMQDLGGKTVILQTYLATVNTGLFDAVYVVTDSQIIFDEIERNGGSVLMSQKQHQSGSDRIAEAIIDIPCDIVVNVQGDEPFTERESLSKLLSVFKHDVGNEIDLASLMVRIDDQEEIHNPNCVKVITDKNNFALYFSRSPIPYHRDKEIDAHYFKHKGVYAFRKKPLLDFTKLSNENLEVSEKIECIRFLEHGKKIKMVETHVAGIEIDTAEDLAKAKKLWQSNINPSQI; this is encoded by the coding sequence TACAGTGCTAGCCGTTTTCCTGCAAAACTCATGCAAGATTTAGGTGGTAAAACAGTGATCTTGCAAACGTACCTAGCTACTGTGAATACAGGTCTCTTTGATGCAGTATACGTTGTAACAGATAGTCAAATCATTTTTGATGAAATTGAGCGCAACGGCGGTTCAGTGCTTATGAGTCAAAAGCAACACCAGTCGGGAAGTGACCGAATAGCAGAAGCCATAATCGATATTCCCTGTGATATTGTTGTTAACGTTCAAGGAGACGAACCTTTTACAGAACGTGAAAGTCTATCAAAATTATTGTCAGTTTTTAAACACGACGTAGGCAATGAAATCGACCTTGCATCCTTGATGGTCAGAATTGATGACCAAGAAGAAATTCACAACCCCAATTGTGTTAAAGTTATAACTGATAAGAATAATTTTGCTCTTTATTTTTCACGCAGTCCTATCCCGTACCACAGAGATAAGGAAATAGACGCCCACTATTTTAAACACAAAGGCGTATATGCTTTCCGAAAAAAACCTCTTTTAGATTTTACTAAATTGTCTAATGAAAATCTTGAAGTTTCTGAGAAAATCGAGTGTATTCGTTTTTTAGAACATGGTAAAAAAATCAAAATGGTTGAAACCCATGTCGCAGGAATAGAGATTGACACAGCTGAAGATTTAGCCAAAGCCAAGAAGTTATGGCAATCAAATATAAACCCTTCCCAAATCTAA